Proteins encoded within one genomic window of Nitrospirota bacterium:
- a CDS encoding methyltransferase domain-containing protein → MQPDLGRGRTSRASALVELGPGRNKAFPAAFGVDRKALPGIHVVADFRGGLPFRSDTIERIIAFSVVEHVPDAPRLIGECHRVLNRGGELWIKAPSPDSPNAWDDPTHVRPFTRGSFLYFVEGHEKNYYFDFSFSGFRDEMDPIARQSFWKWRWLSRCVATLRIPILRRAYQPIFVLIK, encoded by the coding sequence GTGCAACCCGACTTAGGAAGAGGAAGGACCTCCAGGGCGAGTGCGCTCGTCGAACTCGGCCCTGGCAGGAACAAAGCGTTTCCCGCGGCCTTCGGGGTCGACCGAAAGGCGCTCCCCGGTATTCACGTGGTCGCCGATTTCCGCGGCGGACTCCCGTTCCGGTCCGACACCATCGAACGGATCATCGCCTTCAGCGTTGTGGAGCACGTGCCGGACGCACCGCGGCTCATCGGCGAATGCCACCGTGTTCTCAATCGCGGGGGTGAGCTCTGGATCAAGGCTCCTTCCCCCGATTCGCCCAACGCGTGGGACGATCCAACCCACGTCCGCCCGTTCACCCGCGGGTCGTTCCTATATTTTGTCGAAGGCCACGAAAAAAACTACTACTTCGATTTCTCTTTCAGCGGCTTCCGGGACGAAATGGATCCCATCGCGCGGCAGTCGTTCTGGAAATGGCGGTGGCTCAGCCGGTGCGTTGCGACCCTGCGCATTCCGATCCTTCGCCGCGCGTACCAGCCGATCTTCGTCCTGATCAAGTAG
- a CDS encoding NAD-dependent epimerase/dehydratase family protein, whose translation MKRVLVTGGAGFIGSYIVDELLARKFKVRILDALDPQVHGKTRKVPDWTRQQLKSGRAEFLRGDVNNPRTVESALKGVDVIFHEAAVVGVGQSMYQIEYYSRHNMQGTSVLLDVLANKKHKVRKLLVASSMSIYGEGAYRCGTCGEVHPELRSNEQLARREWEMACTKCGKQAEAVPTPESKPCFSTSVYAISKKVQEEMCLCVGRAYGIPTVALRYFNAIGPRQALSNPYTGVAAIFSSRLLNNHRPLVYEDGLQSRDFVSVKDIARANLMAMESDEANFEAINIGTGRPTSVAEVARLLAHALGKPIEPEVLNSFRQGDIRHCYADIGKARTLLGYEPSVRVEEWIPRLIEWVRTQQPKDRVEQAKKELEKRGLTS comes from the coding sequence ATTAAGCGAGTCCTCGTCACGGGAGGCGCCGGTTTTATCGGCTCCTACATCGTGGACGAGCTTTTGGCGCGGAAATTCAAAGTCCGCATCCTCGATGCGCTCGATCCCCAGGTCCACGGCAAGACGCGGAAGGTTCCCGACTGGACCAGGCAACAGCTCAAATCCGGCCGCGCGGAATTCCTCCGTGGCGACGTGAACAACCCGCGCACGGTGGAGTCCGCTTTGAAGGGCGTGGATGTGATTTTCCACGAGGCTGCCGTCGTCGGCGTCGGCCAAAGCATGTATCAAATCGAATACTACAGCCGGCACAATATGCAGGGCACGTCCGTCCTGCTGGATGTTTTGGCGAACAAGAAGCACAAGGTGCGGAAGCTGCTCGTGGCCTCCTCCATGTCGATCTATGGCGAAGGAGCTTATCGCTGCGGGACATGCGGCGAGGTACATCCCGAGCTCCGGTCGAACGAACAACTCGCGCGGCGCGAGTGGGAGATGGCCTGCACAAAATGCGGGAAGCAGGCGGAAGCGGTACCGACGCCCGAATCGAAGCCCTGCTTCTCCACCTCCGTCTACGCCATATCGAAAAAAGTTCAGGAGGAAATGTGTCTGTGCGTGGGGCGCGCGTATGGAATCCCCACCGTGGCGCTCCGGTACTTCAACGCCATCGGGCCCCGGCAGGCCCTCTCGAATCCCTACACCGGAGTCGCCGCCATCTTTTCGTCGCGACTGCTTAATAATCATCGGCCACTCGTGTACGAGGACGGCCTCCAGAGCCGCGATTTTGTGAGCGTCAAAGACATCGCGCGGGCGAATCTCATGGCCATGGAGAGCGACGAAGCGAACTTCGAGGCGATTAACATCGGCACCGGCCGGCCCACCTCCGTTGCGGAAGTGGCCCGCCTGCTGGCCCACGCCTTGGGCAAACCGATCGAGCCGGAGGTGCTGAACTCTTTCCGGCAGGGCGATATCCGCCACTGCTATGCCGATATCGGCAAGGCGCGGACCCTCTTGGGGTATGAACCCTCGGTAAGGGTTGAAGAGTGGATCCCGCGCCTCATCGAGTGGGTTCGGACCCAGCAACCGAAGGATCGCGTGGAACAGGCCAAAAAGGAGTTGGAGAAACGGGGCCTGACCAGCTAG
- a CDS encoding glycosyltransferase family 4 protein, with the protein MKAAVIGRDFPPKLGGLADCTYWLAKTLSDHVSVDVIAQPAGGDHRREPFAFHPFTRWNWGGTAAFLRLLGRIGPDTVILNLNLYMFGRHGICFYLVCWMLIWKYAMRGRLIVNFIELYAEPARLKHRPISFLQKTQARILAHAADSSVASHAQYGDILREWLGRNGTVQVIPVGGNIPPVSMGEGERESLRTRLAVSATYLVGTFSNLCASPILIDALKTLRERGLSVAYVLIGDAQRLHAADWALLTREASRPDSGLVIGQTGFLDPKEVSKRLQCLDVYAYLDHRLMTKSGTVMAALEHGLPVVAFHDDALPAPFVHGENIVIAGPPDALALADTLERVLKDSDLRGKLAREGRALYEKEFDWPVIGGRFMKLLS; encoded by the coding sequence ATGAAAGCAGCCGTGATCGGTCGCGACTTCCCCCCGAAACTCGGAGGCCTGGCCGACTGCACGTACTGGCTGGCGAAGACGCTCTCGGACCATGTCTCGGTGGACGTGATTGCCCAGCCTGCGGGCGGCGACCATCGGCGCGAGCCGTTTGCTTTTCATCCTTTCACTCGCTGGAACTGGGGAGGGACGGCGGCTTTCCTGCGGCTTCTTGGACGGATCGGGCCCGACACGGTGATTCTGAACCTCAATTTGTACATGTTCGGACGCCACGGCATCTGCTTCTACCTCGTTTGCTGGATGCTGATCTGGAAATACGCGATGCGGGGCCGATTGATCGTCAATTTCATCGAGTTGTACGCCGAGCCGGCCCGGCTCAAACATCGTCCGATCAGTTTCCTTCAGAAGACCCAGGCCCGGATCCTGGCGCATGCAGCCGATTCGAGCGTCGCCTCCCACGCGCAGTACGGCGATATCCTGCGGGAATGGCTGGGGCGAAACGGGACGGTTCAGGTGATTCCCGTCGGGGGAAATATCCCGCCGGTCTCGATGGGCGAGGGCGAACGCGAGAGTCTTCGAACCCGCCTGGCCGTCTCCGCTACGTACCTGGTCGGAACCTTCAGCAACCTCTGTGCCTCGCCGATTCTGATCGACGCCCTGAAAACGCTTCGAGAGCGCGGCCTGTCCGTGGCTTACGTCCTGATCGGCGATGCGCAACGATTGCACGCAGCCGACTGGGCCCTGTTGACGCGCGAGGCTTCCCGGCCCGATTCGGGCCTCGTCATCGGACAAACCGGTTTCCTGGATCCGAAGGAAGTGTCCAAGCGACTTCAGTGCCTTGACGTGTACGCGTACCTGGACCACCGCCTCATGACCAAGAGTGGAACGGTCATGGCGGCCCTCGAACACGGCCTGCCCGTGGTGGCCTTCCACGACGACGCCCTCCCGGCCCCGTTTGTTCACGGCGAGAACATCGTGATTGCGGGCCCGCCCGATGCCCTGGCTCTGGCGGACACCCTCGAACGCGTGCTGAAGGACTCCGATCTCCGCGGCAAGCTCGCCCGCGAGGGCCGCGCACTATACGAGAAGGAATTCGATTGGCCGGTGATCGGCGGGCGGTTCATGAAACTGCTGTCATGA
- a CDS encoding glycosyltransferase — MRVLHVIASLSPVYGGPSVAVVEMCRALREAGVDAEIAATNADGHRNSTLEEARKRAGEGIPAQIFRRLPPYAYMTSPSMAVWLALHTREYDIVHVHALFSHPTTLGCLWSRVHGVPYIIRPLGLLDPWCLNQNRMRKQAYWALADRVNLRHAAALHFTSDAEAKEAQWVPPSVRHAVIPLGAPARKTLRLPTREAFLKKHSIPPGHSILLFLSRINPKKGLDLLAPALGDLKKRGDRFVLLVAGPDEDGYRARVEEMFARAGVAGEVRFLGLVAGEDKESLLLHSDLFVLPSYQENFAISAVEAMQRGLPVVISDRVGIHSYVTQWKAGAVVRCSSEELAATLHRLLADRDGLKKMGRNGIHLVEAEFSWHDATRRLERLYREIRNPTRKACVR, encoded by the coding sequence GTGAGAGTCCTTCACGTCATCGCCTCGCTCTCACCGGTCTACGGAGGGCCGAGCGTGGCCGTGGTGGAAATGTGCCGCGCGCTGAGGGAGGCGGGCGTGGACGCGGAAATTGCGGCGACGAATGCCGATGGCCATCGCAACTCGACTTTGGAGGAAGCGCGCAAAAGGGCCGGAGAAGGAATTCCGGCGCAGATCTTCCGCCGACTCCCTCCCTATGCTTACATGACGAGCCCCTCCATGGCCGTCTGGCTCGCGCTGCACACACGCGAATACGACATCGTCCACGTCCACGCCCTGTTTTCTCATCCGACGACGCTGGGCTGTCTCTGGTCACGGGTCCACGGCGTGCCCTACATCATCCGGCCGCTCGGGCTGCTGGACCCGTGGTGTCTGAATCAGAACCGGATGAGGAAGCAGGCGTACTGGGCGCTGGCCGATCGCGTGAATCTCCGCCATGCCGCGGCCCTCCACTTCACATCCGACGCGGAGGCGAAGGAGGCGCAGTGGGTGCCCCCCTCCGTACGCCACGCCGTGATCCCGCTGGGAGCGCCGGCGCGGAAAACGCTCCGCCTTCCTACACGCGAAGCATTCTTGAAAAAACATTCCATCCCGCCGGGCCACTCGATCCTCCTTTTTCTTTCCCGCATCAACCCCAAGAAAGGGCTGGACCTGCTCGCCCCGGCGCTGGGCGATCTCAAGAAGAGGGGCGACCGGTTCGTGCTGCTCGTCGCCGGCCCGGACGAAGACGGCTATCGGGCGCGGGTCGAGGAGATGTTTGCCAGGGCGGGCGTGGCCGGAGAGGTCCGCTTCCTGGGACTCGTGGCGGGCGAGGACAAGGAGTCACTTCTCCTGCATTCCGATCTGTTCGTGCTGCCTTCCTATCAGGAGAATTTCGCCATTTCGGCCGTCGAGGCGATGCAGCGGGGGCTTCCCGTCGTGATCTCCGACCGGGTGGGCATCCACTCGTACGTCACCCAATGGAAGGCCGGCGCGGTTGTGCGATGTTCGAGCGAGGAACTCGCTGCAACGCTCCACCGCCTTCTTGCCGATCGGGATGGCCTCAAGAAAATGGGCCGGAACGGAATTCACCTTGTCGAGGCTGAATTTTCATGGCACGATGCCACCCGGCGTTTGGAGAGGCTTTACCGCGAAATTCGGAATCCAACTCGAAAAGCCTGCGTCCGGTGA
- a CDS encoding class I SAM-dependent methyltransferase has product MSDSLRCPGCDETSTSRKIGRHASYRLFRCGACGLVFSQPMAIPEGFYDEFEQPYGWKWEFDAFLAQESAKNRTLLDVGCGDGTFLEMAKKSGYRVHGVDSSRAGIKAARERGLRHVLAGSLDHALRAFGGRFDVVTCFHTLEHVENPSAFLRKVCDFVRRGGTLAIGVPNARRFVVRLRREVGDFPPNHLTRWTDGALKTFLARHRLNVRDVLPETIHITEAKDAGYVIWLAVNALTQTGLIHRQRMRARSSSSGAGNDGGMPGHGSAADTGTAQASKTAATGARAPHPSPGAVMPVLLNVARTAASRIRPMMHHAARSALGGLVLRGGRGRTLQGPGLLAIAEKPGR; this is encoded by the coding sequence ATGAGCGATTCACTCAGATGTCCCGGTTGTGACGAGACCTCGACCTCTCGGAAAATCGGGAGGCATGCCTCGTACCGTCTGTTCCGATGCGGCGCCTGCGGGCTGGTGTTCTCCCAACCGATGGCCATCCCCGAAGGGTTTTACGACGAGTTCGAGCAGCCGTACGGTTGGAAATGGGAATTCGATGCCTTTCTCGCGCAGGAGAGCGCGAAGAATCGTACGCTGCTGGATGTGGGCTGCGGAGACGGGACCTTCTTGGAGATGGCGAAGAAATCGGGCTACCGCGTCCATGGAGTGGATTCCAGCCGGGCCGGGATCAAAGCCGCCCGCGAACGGGGACTCCGCCACGTCCTCGCCGGCTCGTTGGATCATGCCCTCCGAGCTTTCGGCGGCAGGTTCGATGTGGTCACCTGCTTCCACACGTTGGAGCATGTCGAGAATCCCTCGGCCTTCCTTCGCAAGGTGTGCGATTTTGTTCGCCGGGGCGGAACCCTTGCCATCGGTGTCCCGAATGCGCGCCGGTTCGTGGTCCGGCTTCGGAGGGAGGTGGGCGATTTTCCCCCGAATCATCTCACCCGCTGGACGGATGGGGCTCTGAAAACGTTTCTGGCGCGGCACAGGTTGAACGTCCGCGATGTCCTGCCGGAAACGATTCACATCACCGAAGCGAAAGACGCGGGATACGTGATCTGGCTTGCGGTCAACGCGCTCACGCAGACGGGGCTGATCCACCGGCAGAGGATGCGTGCTCGTTCGAGTTCATCCGGCGCGGGGAACGACGGTGGAATGCCGGGGCACGGCTCCGCCGCGGATACCGGCACGGCGCAGGCGTCGAAGACCGCCGCCACCGGCGCGCGCGCGCCTCACCCGTCCCCGGGCGCCGTGATGCCCGTTCTCCTGAACGTGGCCCGAACCGCCGCGAGCCGGATCCGACCGATGATGCATCATGCCGCTCGATCGGCCCTCGGTGGGCTCGTGCTGCGTGGGGGACGCGGTCGTACACTCCAAGGTCCGGGCCTCCTGGCTATCGCCGAAAAGCCCGGGCGATAG